A genome region from Fibrobacter sp. includes the following:
- a CDS encoding UvrD-helicase domain-containing protein: protein MANVVDDVVLNRELNPEQAAAAKKIDGPMLILAGAGSGKTRAITYKIAHLVSFHQVEADRILAVTFTNKAAREMKERIQKLLQLRLAFNWMGTFHSVCLKLLRLCLTKDFVIHAMGGSWYDNNFSIYDDDDQKRILKEILKEELGENYDASEVKKLHGAISRYKNTILYTNGEAVLQTPEIAMMRAEFADQERMARLYGEYQKRLKESNAMDFDDLLFNTVLMLQKVPHLADQLAERYKYVVVDEYQDTNDVQYELLKLLINEQKNVTVVGDDDQSIYGWRGANIKIIRNFHRDFAPVTIVKLERNYRSTSNIVKGAGSVIAHNVRPLEMQKVVYSKEEAGDPIRVRHTMDDRSEAQQIADLIAVAGEANYSKTAVFYRTNAQSRVIEKALNDNRIPSVIFGGTRFWDRKEVRDILSYLRLLSNEKDDAAHLRVINTPPRAIGKTSVENVLARVRNGEGTFWQMLVAEASGVSRSAPKLKGFVDLVQSWKELVAAGETPLPLLAERIVNDVAYKEFLRKDDELSADERIGNVDEMINAIREFDEEHPGATLDAFLQDISLLTDADKKVDDSKGHVTLMTIHMAKGLEFNTVHIAGCDDGIFPLIRESSMLSVKEANDQLEEERRLFYVGCTRAEKKLYLYHAERRFFQGTIRPFAPSRFLKELDPSVVEFTPCIDERPAFSGWTPDAPEKPRYNSAPSFVRNRSFGSGTSGSSSSGFSGGSRFGGSRSSVPDSVRKNDRRIVYRNPIKVAPTTSSVDTSGPRIVYDEYSENPFHPGAKVRHIKYGVGTVTRCYGEGDNARVDVRFGDGNLRTIILKYAALQVVG from the coding sequence ATGGCTAACGTGGTTGATGATGTTGTCTTGAATCGTGAACTGAACCCGGAACAGGCGGCGGCTGCCAAGAAGATTGACGGCCCTATGCTGATTTTGGCCGGGGCGGGTTCGGGCAAGACGCGTGCCATCACCTACAAGATTGCCCATCTGGTGTCGTTCCATCAGGTGGAGGCGGACCGGATTCTGGCGGTGACGTTTACCAACAAGGCTGCCCGCGAAATGAAAGAGCGTATCCAGAAACTTTTGCAGCTTCGCCTGGCCTTCAACTGGATGGGCACGTTCCATTCCGTGTGCCTGAAACTTTTGAGGCTTTGCCTGACCAAAGATTTTGTGATTCACGCCATGGGTGGCTCCTGGTACGACAACAATTTCTCCATCTATGACGACGATGACCAGAAACGGATTCTGAAAGAAATCCTCAAGGAAGAACTGGGCGAAAATTACGATGCGTCCGAAGTAAAAAAACTTCACGGAGCCATTTCTCGGTACAAGAACACCATTCTATATACCAACGGCGAAGCTGTTTTGCAGACTCCCGAAATCGCCATGATGCGGGCTGAATTTGCCGACCAGGAAAGAATGGCCAGGCTTTACGGGGAATACCAGAAGCGCCTCAAGGAATCCAACGCCATGGACTTTGACGACCTGCTGTTCAATACGGTGCTCATGCTCCAGAAAGTACCCCACTTGGCAGACCAGCTGGCGGAGCGATACAAGTACGTGGTGGTAGATGAATATCAAGATACCAACGACGTGCAGTATGAACTTTTGAAGTTGCTCATTAACGAGCAGAAAAACGTGACAGTGGTGGGCGACGACGACCAGAGCATTTACGGCTGGCGTGGGGCGAACATCAAGATCATCCGCAATTTCCATAGGGATTTTGCCCCGGTGACTATCGTCAAGCTGGAACGGAACTACCGCTCTACGTCAAATATCGTGAAGGGGGCGGGCTCCGTAATAGCCCACAACGTGCGCCCCCTGGAAATGCAGAAGGTGGTGTATTCCAAGGAAGAAGCCGGCGACCCCATCCGGGTACGGCACACGATGGACGACCGCAGCGAAGCCCAGCAGATAGCGGATTTGATTGCCGTGGCGGGTGAGGCGAATTACTCCAAGACGGCGGTGTTTTACCGCACCAATGCCCAGTCCCGCGTGATAGAAAAGGCCTTGAACGACAACCGCATTCCATCAGTGATTTTTGGCGGCACGCGGTTCTGGGACCGCAAGGAAGTCCGGGATATTCTTTCGTATTTGCGTCTTCTTTCAAATGAAAAGGACGATGCCGCCCACCTGCGGGTCATCAACACGCCGCCCCGTGCCATCGGCAAGACTTCAGTAGAGAATGTCCTTGCCCGCGTTCGAAATGGCGAAGGAACCTTCTGGCAGATGCTTGTGGCCGAGGCTAGCGGTGTGTCCCGTTCCGCTCCCAAGCTGAAAGGCTTTGTGGACTTGGTCCAGTCCTGGAAAGAACTGGTGGCCGCCGGAGAGACTCCGCTTCCGCTCCTGGCAGAACGGATTGTAAACGATGTCGCCTACAAGGAATTCTTGCGGAAAGACGACGAGCTTTCTGCAGACGAACGGATAGGCAACGTCGATGAAATGATTAACGCCATCCGTGAATTCGACGAGGAACATCCGGGGGCCACGTTAGACGCCTTCTTGCAGGATATTTCCCTCTTGACCGACGCCGACAAGAAGGTGGACGATTCTAAGGGCCATGTAACTCTCATGACCATCCACATGGCGAAGGGTCTAGAATTCAATACGGTGCACATTGCCGGCTGTGACGACGGTATTTTCCCGCTGATTCGGGAAAGTTCCATGCTGAGTGTCAAGGAGGCCAACGACCAGCTTGAAGAGGAACGTCGCCTGTTCTACGTGGGCTGTACCCGTGCCGAAAAGAAGCTTTACCTGTACCATGCGGAACGTCGCTTTTTCCAGGGAACTATCCGGCCTTTTGCGCCGTCCCGGTTCTTGAAGGAACTGGATCCTTCTGTCGTGGAATTTACGCCCTGCATAGATGAACGGCCCGCCTTTTCGGGCTGGACGCCTGATGCTCCTGAAAAGCCCCGTTACAATAGCGCCCCGTCTTTTGTTCGCAACCGGAGCTTTGGCTCCGGAACTTCGGGCTCGAGTTCGTCGGGCTTTTCGGGCGGGTCTCGGTTCGGAGGTTCCAGGAGTTCCGTTCCGGATTCGGTCCGCAAGAACGACCGGCGTATCGTCTATCGCAATCCCATAAAGGTGGCGCCGACCACTAGTTCTGTGGATACGTCGGGCCCTCGCATTGTCTATGACGAGTATAGCGAGAATCCTTTCCATCCGGGAGCAAAGGTGCGGCACATCAAGTACGGAGTCGGGACTGTTACCCGCTGTTACGGCGAAGGGGACAACGCCCGTGTAGATGTCCGTTTTGGCGATGGGAACCTGCGTACCATTATCCTGAAATATGCCGCCCTGCAGGTGGTGGGGTAG
- the mazG gene encoding nucleoside triphosphate pyrophosphohydrolase, producing MKYSFDDLVKIMERLRSANGCPWDKEQTTHSLLPYLVEECFEFIDAAQEGDASHMCEELGDVLLQVVFHAQVMKESGDFTVDDVVQGICEKMVRRHPHVFGDAHVENAAGVSRQWDKIKSSEKNNLKTAGGSVMDKVSKSMPPLARAQDIIRRAARAGFDWDAREPVFEKAQEEFTEFRAEMQGISEKNANIDRLEDEFGDIMFSLVNVARHCGFNASIALQRANSKFEKRFRKVEAMCKEMGKEMPEVGLEGLQQMWKQAKAVVSDEL from the coding sequence ATGAAATATTCCTTTGACGACTTGGTGAAGATTATGGAGCGCCTCCGTTCTGCAAACGGATGCCCCTGGGACAAGGAACAGACCACCCATTCCCTGCTCCCTTACTTGGTAGAAGAGTGTTTTGAGTTTATCGATGCCGCCCAAGAAGGGGACGCCTCCCACATGTGCGAAGAGCTTGGGGACGTGCTCTTGCAGGTGGTGTTCCACGCCCAGGTCATGAAGGAGTCCGGTGACTTTACCGTTGATGACGTGGTGCAGGGAATCTGCGAAAAGATGGTCCGCAGGCACCCTCACGTGTTCGGGGATGCCCATGTGGAGAACGCCGCCGGAGTCTCGCGGCAGTGGGACAAAATCAAGTCCTCCGAAAAGAACAATCTGAAAACAGCCGGCGGGTCCGTTATGGACAAAGTAAGCAAAAGCATGCCGCCGCTCGCCCGGGCCCAGGACATCATCCGTCGAGCCGCTAGGGCGGGGTTCGACTGGGACGCCCGGGAACCTGTATTTGAAAAGGCCCAGGAAGAATTTACAGAATTTCGCGCCGAAATGCAAGGAATTTCTGAAAAAAATGCAAATATCGACCGCCTGGAAGACGAATTCGGCGATATTATGTTCAGCTTGGTGAACGTGGCGCGCCACTGCGGGTTCAATGCCTCCATAGCGCTCCAGCGGGCAAACAGCAAGTTCGAGAAGCGTTTCCGCAAGGTAGAGGCCATGTGCAAGGAGATGGGCAAGGAAATGCCCGAGGTGGGCCTGGAAGGCCTGCAGCAGATGTGGAAACAGGCAAAGGCAGTTGTCAGTGATGAGTTGTGA
- a CDS encoding DNA-processing protein DprA, with amino-acid sequence MKDRNTTACITEHFPLLLDSSIYRPNRLFIKGNIPEGIGVAMVGTRRPSNSGRELCRHLVRSLQGTRAVVVSGLAQGIDFYCHEAALDFGIPTIAVLAQGLGAAIQGSRKFLADRILEEGGALVSEYEGNTSSFKGNFVARNKIISGLSKCTVIVQSKVKGGALLTGEFTKKEGKALYACPGDFDCEVAGGTNQLLDQGVASPVFIPENLYKVIGLPRTQGPQIAELERSGCSLTQGAKELFFKFKGFRKTFSEIQSELTLATPQLLAILTELEIAGLAESKDNFQFYFNGEP; translated from the coding sequence ATGAAAGATAGAAACACCACCGCCTGCATCACCGAACATTTTCCCCTTTTGCTGGATTCTTCCATTTACCGCCCGAACAGGCTGTTCATCAAGGGGAACATCCCCGAAGGAATCGGGGTGGCCATGGTGGGCACCCGCAGGCCCTCCAACAGCGGGCGGGAACTCTGCCGCCACCTGGTCAGGTCTCTCCAGGGGACCCGTGCCGTGGTGGTGTCGGGACTTGCCCAGGGCATAGACTTTTACTGTCATGAGGCGGCCCTAGATTTCGGGATTCCGACCATTGCAGTTCTTGCCCAGGGGCTGGGGGCCGCCATACAGGGGTCACGAAAATTCCTGGCCGACCGGATTCTGGAAGAAGGCGGGGCCCTGGTCAGCGAATACGAAGGAAACACCTCCAGCTTCAAGGGAAACTTTGTCGCCCGGAACAAGATTATCAGCGGGCTTTCCAAGTGCACCGTCATTGTCCAGAGCAAGGTCAAGGGCGGAGCTCTTCTGACCGGCGAATTCACCAAGAAAGAAGGCAAGGCGCTCTACGCCTGCCCCGGAGATTTTGACTGCGAGGTAGCCGGCGGCACCAACCAGCTGCTGGACCAAGGAGTTGCCTCCCCCGTTTTCATTCCCGAAAATCTGTACAAAGTAATAGGGCTCCCTCGCACCCAAGGGCCGCAGATTGCCGAACTCGAACGGTCGGGCTGCAGCCTAACCCAAGGCGCCAAGGAACTGTTCTTCAAGTTCAAGGGATTCCGAAAAACTTTTTCGGAGATTCAATCCGAGTTGACCCTAGCAACTCCCCAACTTTTAGCTATATTAACAGAACTGGAAATCGCAGGCCTTGCCGAGAGCAAGGACAATTTCCAGTTCTATTTCAACGGAGAGCCCTGA
- a CDS encoding septum formation initiator family protein, protein MHKKKYIAIIAVLFLLSIVVAELAFGKNSFPRQNQVKQEIAMYQAKVDSLNALIEQYKKEIELLENDSLYKEGVLRSRYGMSRKGEKVFQLVE, encoded by the coding sequence ATGCACAAAAAGAAATACATCGCCATCATTGCCGTGCTGTTTCTGCTCTCCATCGTCGTTGCCGAACTGGCCTTTGGCAAGAACAGTTTCCCCAGGCAGAACCAGGTCAAGCAAGAAATTGCCATGTACCAGGCCAAGGTGGATTCCCTCAACGCCCTCATCGAGCAGTACAAGAAAGAAATCGAACTGCTCGAAAACGACTCCCTCTACAAAGAAGGAGTCCTCCGCAGCCGCTACGGCATGAGCCGCAAGGGCGAAAAAGTCTTTCAGTTGGTGGAATAA
- a CDS encoding efflux RND transporter permease subunit — MSISQLSVRRPVLMSVVALVILLLGFFGASNLGVREYPNVDYPLIQVRTSYPGANAAVVEAEVTEILEASINSASGIKALTSTSRDGFSSINIEFETGMDLEAAANEVRDRVSRVRRRLPDDVDEPTVYKSDSDNDPILMLSLVSDKLDPMEVSEIANNQVKERLQTISGVSEVAIWGEKRPTVRLWIDPVRLQALGVSGAEMSAALKKGNLELPSGTIEGSETTLSIRTLGRILDPKAFENIAIKTAADGTVIRISDVADVHYEPKDTRTGFRRNGKNSITLALMAQPGSNHVEIANEFYKRVEDIRREIPEGVQVLYGRDTSINIRASIKEVVETIFIAFLLVIAIIFAFLREARTTLIPMVVVPVSVVGSFFVLYLCGFSINVLTLLAMVLAIGLVVDDAIVIVENIYHKIEQGMNSKQAAVAGTNEIFFAVIATSVVLMAVFVPVLALGGTTGLLFREFVAVMIGTVFLSTFCALTLSPMLCSKFLRQQKQGWFFRVTEPFFDGLNGIYSKLLGVFLKLRFLLFPVVLGLLVAAYFCYTNMSSEMAPTEDSNAVMVNMNMPEGVSLDRTKRMADAFAEEVIALMDSNEYTEIQAGAWNAGNSRMRIFLNNDKKSRRPQSEIARSIQILGSEYPDLRVMVFEPQSISTQRGGLPVQFVLQAPNIEVLRTLVPKFEEAACRSPVFSVVNTNLRFTKPELHIEILRDKANEEGVSVNDIAQAVQLAISDQSYGEFYKDGRQYDIIGAVGYQYRSTPERLSLLTVKNGKGELVSVENFVTYSEQSASPSLPRYNRFSAATIQAGLVPGKTIGDGVEEMRRIAKEVLKEYPSVSTALSGSSKEFEESSSGLYIVFLLALALVFLVLAGQFESFRAPFVIFFTVPLALAGALACLFITGQTLNIFSEIALILLIALVTKNGILIVEFANQIAANTGCSKLEAARLAAERRFRPILMTSLSTVLGAVPLILTGTPSRIAMGIAIAGGLTFATFMTLFIVPAAYSFFAGKVEVSTSDASKMA, encoded by the coding sequence ATGAGCATCAGCCAGCTCTCGGTCCGCCGCCCTGTACTGATGAGCGTTGTTGCCCTGGTGATTTTGCTGTTGGGCTTTTTCGGCGCGTCCAATTTGGGCGTGCGTGAATACCCCAACGTTGATTACCCGCTGATCCAGGTGAGAACCTCTTACCCTGGCGCAAACGCCGCCGTGGTAGAAGCCGAAGTGACCGAAATTCTGGAAGCCTCCATCAACAGCGCCTCGGGCATCAAGGCCCTTACCTCTACCAGCCGCGACGGTTTTTCCTCCATCAACATCGAGTTCGAGACCGGCATGGACTTAGAGGCGGCCGCCAACGAAGTTCGCGACCGCGTGAGCCGCGTGCGCCGTCGCTTGCCCGACGATGTGGACGAACCGACGGTCTACAAGTCCGATAGCGACAACGACCCGATTCTGATGCTGAGCTTGGTGAGCGACAAGCTGGACCCCATGGAGGTTTCGGAAATTGCGAACAACCAGGTGAAGGAGCGCCTGCAGACTATTTCCGGAGTTTCGGAGGTGGCTATATGGGGCGAAAAGCGGCCCACGGTGCGCCTGTGGATCGATCCCGTGCGCTTGCAGGCCCTGGGCGTTTCCGGAGCGGAGATGTCGGCGGCCCTCAAGAAGGGCAACCTGGAATTGCCTTCGGGAACTATCGAAGGTAGCGAGACCACCCTTTCTATCCGCACTCTTGGACGAATCCTGGACCCCAAGGCTTTTGAGAACATTGCGATAAAGACCGCCGCCGACGGAACCGTAATCCGCATATCGGATGTGGCGGATGTCCATTACGAACCCAAGGATACCCGCACGGGATTCCGCCGTAACGGCAAGAATTCCATTACCCTCGCCCTGATGGCGCAGCCAGGTTCTAACCATGTAGAAATCGCCAACGAATTCTACAAGCGGGTAGAGGATATCCGCAGGGAGATTCCCGAAGGCGTGCAGGTGCTTTACGGTCGGGACACTTCCATCAATATCCGCGCCAGCATCAAGGAAGTAGTGGAGACCATCTTTATCGCCTTCTTGCTGGTGATTGCCATTATCTTCGCCTTCTTGCGGGAAGCCCGCACCACTCTTATCCCCATGGTGGTGGTTCCCGTTTCCGTGGTGGGGAGTTTCTTTGTGCTTTATCTGTGCGGATTTTCCATCAACGTGCTGACCCTTCTTGCCATGGTCCTTGCCATTGGCCTTGTGGTGGACGACGCTATAGTGATTGTGGAAAACATCTACCACAAGATTGAGCAGGGCATGAATTCCAAGCAGGCGGCCGTGGCAGGTACCAACGAGATTTTCTTTGCGGTAATCGCCACTTCTGTGGTGCTCATGGCGGTGTTCGTGCCGGTGCTTGCTTTGGGCGGCACCACGGGGCTTCTGTTCCGGGAGTTCGTGGCGGTGATGATCGGTACGGTGTTCCTCTCTACCTTCTGTGCCCTGACGCTTTCGCCCATGCTCTGCTCCAAGTTCTTGCGGCAGCAAAAACAGGGGTGGTTCTTCCGGGTGACGGAGCCCTTCTTTGACGGGCTGAACGGGATTTACTCGAAACTTCTGGGTGTTTTCTTAAAGTTGCGATTTTTGCTGTTCCCTGTGGTGCTTGGGCTTTTGGTGGCGGCCTATTTCTGCTACACCAACATGAGTAGTGAAATGGCTCCTACAGAGGATTCCAACGCGGTCATGGTGAACATGAACATGCCCGAGGGCGTGAGCCTGGACCGTACCAAGCGCATGGCCGACGCCTTTGCCGAAGAGGTGATTGCGCTGATGGACAGCAACGAATATACCGAAATCCAGGCGGGTGCTTGGAATGCGGGTAACTCCAGAATGCGCATCTTCTTGAACAATGACAAAAAGTCCCGTCGCCCCCAGAGCGAAATTGCCCGTTCTATCCAGATTTTGGGCAGTGAATACCCGGATTTGCGGGTGATGGTGTTTGAGCCTCAGAGTATCAGTACCCAGCGCGGCGGGCTTCCGGTGCAGTTCGTGTTGCAGGCGCCAAATATCGAAGTCCTGCGTACTCTGGTGCCCAAGTTCGAAGAGGCGGCGTGCAGGAGTCCCGTATTCAGCGTGGTGAACACCAACCTGCGTTTTACCAAGCCGGAACTCCATATCGAGATTTTGCGGGACAAGGCCAACGAAGAAGGGGTCAGCGTCAACGATATCGCCCAGGCGGTGCAGTTGGCCATCAGTGACCAGTCTTATGGGGAATTCTATAAGGATGGACGCCAGTACGACATTATTGGGGCGGTGGGCTACCAGTACCGCAGCACTCCCGAAAGGCTTTCCTTGCTGACGGTCAAGAACGGCAAGGGCGAGCTGGTCAGCGTCGAGAATTTTGTCACCTACAGCGAACAGTCGGCGTCGCCGTCGCTTCCGCGTTACAACCGTTTCAGCGCCGCCACGATTCAGGCGGGCCTCGTTCCCGGCAAGACCATTGGCGACGGCGTCGAAGAAATGCGCCGGATTGCAAAAGAGGTTCTTAAGGAATACCCCAGCGTGAGTACTGCCCTGAGTGGCTCTTCCAAGGAATTCGAGGAAAGTTCCAGCGGGCTTTACATCGTGTTCTTGCTGGCTTTGGCGCTGGTGTTCCTGGTGCTGGCGGGGCAGTTCGAAAGTTTCCGCGCACCCTTCGTGATTTTCTTTACGGTGCCGCTGGCCTTGGCGGGGGCACTTGCCTGCCTGTTCATTACGGGGCAGACCCTGAACATCTTTAGCGAAATCGCCCTGATTCTTTTGATTGCCCTTGTGACCAAGAACGGTATCTTGATTGTGGAATTTGCAAACCAGATTGCGGCCAATACGGGATGTTCTAAGCTGGAGGCGGCTCGGCTAGCGGCGGAACGCCGCTTCCGCCCAATCCTCATGACGAGCCTTTCCACCGTATTGGGCGCGGTGCCGCTGATACTCACCGGCACCCCGAGCCGCATCGCTATGGGCATCGCTATCGCAGGCGGCCTTACCTTTGCCACCTTCATGACCCTCTTTATTGTGCCTGCGGCCTACAGCTTCTTTGCGGGCAAGGTAGAAGTTTCTACCAGCGACGCAAGTAAAATGGCCTAG
- a CDS encoding efflux RND transporter periplasmic adaptor subunit, producing MRNLFLLLLTVAMLVACSAKDAPQGAGGKPAKGGRSLNVEGYIAEFSNQKQEFQTMATLEANNSVSLSAAVSGRLVELHAKDGASVPAGLLLAKLDDSELRAQLKQAESNYSLAAQREQRTRTLYQQGGATQEDLEAAVANLQSAEASVEYIKAQIEKTEVRAPFAGKLGLVDVSVGQWLNAGAPVAELSDVKKLKARFAVPQRYASSVKVGDRVTLKDQERNVEKKGKVSALDATISESSRTRQVVVSVDNSSGKLIAGGYVSATIQMKPGKTKSTTIPAEALILDREGAYVFVVQNGKAHIKHVKTGLRTPFSVEITSGLSKGDTVIVSGIISLREGVDVNIKEIRRAMNYEVD from the coding sequence ATGAGAAACCTGTTCCTACTACTTTTGACTGTCGCGATGCTTGTCGCCTGTTCTGCCAAGGACGCTCCTCAGGGAGCAGGCGGAAAGCCTGCGAAGGGCGGTCGCAGCCTGAACGTAGAGGGTTACATCGCGGAGTTCTCGAATCAGAAGCAGGAATTCCAGACCATGGCTACTCTGGAGGCGAACAACAGCGTCTCCTTGAGTGCTGCCGTTTCTGGCCGCCTGGTAGAACTTCATGCCAAGGACGGTGCCAGCGTGCCTGCGGGGCTTCTCCTTGCCAAGCTGGACGATTCCGAACTCAGGGCTCAGCTGAAGCAGGCGGAGTCCAACTATTCTCTTGCTGCCCAGCGGGAGCAGCGCACCCGCACTTTGTACCAGCAGGGAGGTGCGACTCAAGAAGATTTGGAAGCGGCTGTGGCGAACCTACAGTCGGCGGAAGCCAGTGTAGAGTATATCAAAGCCCAAATTGAGAAGACAGAGGTTCGGGCCCCCTTTGCGGGTAAGCTTGGCTTGGTGGATGTTTCGGTAGGCCAGTGGCTGAACGCGGGCGCTCCCGTTGCCGAACTTAGCGACGTGAAAAAATTGAAGGCCCGCTTTGCCGTGCCCCAGCGTTATGCCTCTAGCGTGAAGGTGGGGGACCGGGTCACCCTGAAGGACCAGGAACGGAATGTAGAGAAGAAGGGGAAGGTTTCTGCCCTGGATGCCACCATTTCGGAAAGCAGCCGTACCCGGCAGGTGGTGGTTTCTGTCGATAATTCCAGCGGCAAGCTTATTGCGGGCGGCTACGTGAGCGCCACCATCCAGATGAAGCCCGGCAAGACCAAGAGCACCACCATTCCTGCCGAGGCGTTGATTCTCGACAGGGAAGGTGCCTATGTGTTTGTTGTCCAGAATGGCAAGGCCCATATCAAGCATGTGAAGACAGGGCTTCGTACTCCCTTTTCTGTAGAAATAACGTCGGGGCTTTCTAAGGGCGATACGGTAATTGTTTCCGGGATTATCAGCCTCAGGGAAGGGGTGGATGTCAATATCAAGGAAATCAGACGCGCCATGAATTACGAGGTGGATTGA
- the rplI gene encoding 50S ribosomal protein L9 yields MEIILKANVPHLGKMLDVVKVKDGYARNYLFPRKLAVRATKEAKLQIETNRAALEAQFQKELAAAGDVAAKLAQISVNLERKVVEGERLYGSVTAGDIAEAITKAGVKISRAQVQLDEPIKQLGVYTVAIKVFSDVEAQVKVWVVAEKA; encoded by the coding sequence ATGGAAATTATTCTTAAGGCCAATGTTCCTCACCTGGGCAAGATGCTCGACGTCGTGAAGGTTAAGGACGGTTACGCCCGTAACTACCTGTTCCCTCGCAAGCTCGCCGTGCGTGCTACCAAGGAAGCGAAGCTCCAGATTGAAACCAACCGTGCCGCCCTCGAAGCCCAGTTCCAGAAGGAACTCGCTGCTGCCGGCGACGTTGCCGCCAAGCTCGCTCAGATTTCCGTCAACCTGGAACGCAAGGTTGTGGAAGGCGAACGCCTCTACGGTTCCGTCACTGCAGGCGACATTGCCGAAGCTATCACCAAGGCCGGCGTCAAGATTAGCCGCGCCCAGGTTCAGCTCGACGAACCCATCAAGCAGCTCGGTGTTTACACCGTCGCTATCAAGGTGTTCAGCGATGTTGAAGCTCAGGTCAAGGTTTGGGTAGTCGCTGAGAAGGCTTAA
- a CDS encoding 30S ribosomal protein S18 — protein sequence MAFEDKKQAPRIRRKKTCWFTENNVKFIDYKDEKTLRRFISERGKIIPRRISGTSAKYQRMLNEAIKRARQMAILPFVSDSVR from the coding sequence ATGGCTTTTGAAGATAAGAAACAGGCACCCCGTATCCGCCGCAAGAAGACTTGCTGGTTCACGGAAAACAATGTCAAGTTTATCGACTACAAGGACGAGAAGACTCTCCGCCGCTTCATCTCCGAACGCGGCAAGATCATTCCTCGCCGCATCTCCGGCACCTCTGCCAAGTACCAGCGCATGCTGAACGAGGCTATCAAGCGTGCTCGTCAGATGGCGATTCTCCCCTTTGTATCGGACAGCGTTCGCTAA
- the rpsF gene encoding 30S ribosomal protein S6, whose amino-acid sequence MRQYETMVIIDAMISDDAINAEVENIASMITNGGGEILRRDDWGKRKLAYTIKKRQHGYYVIFYYKAEAAVVANMEAALKLNENALRWMTLVDYPMSEIVYNQDMAQSTEEIIPVDAEEGEAE is encoded by the coding sequence ATGAGACAGTACGAAACCATGGTGATTATCGATGCCATGATCTCCGACGACGCTATCAATGCCGAAGTCGAGAACATCGCCTCCATGATCACCAACGGCGGTGGCGAAATTCTCCGCCGCGACGATTGGGGCAAGCGCAAGCTCGCCTATACCATCAAGAAGCGCCAGCACGGCTACTACGTGATTTTCTACTACAAGGCCGAAGCCGCCGTAGTGGCAAACATGGAAGCCGCTCTCAAGCTCAACGAAAACGCTCTCCGCTGGATGACCCTCGTGGACTATCCCATGAGCGAAATCGTTTACAACCAGGATATGGCTCAGTCCACCGAAGAAATCATTCCGGTTGACGCAGAAGAAGGGGAGGCTGAATAA
- a CDS encoding TlpA family protein disulfide reductase, translated as MLKRFFALVTLTAGLCFAQLAAEPKVADVQLMQDSTTHAPMKMDFSKPLVGINDPGILFSHFSNRPLLIYYFSPKCPHCQRHFPEIQDLMKEYESAGLTGIAIGLGGGIKKNDIRMFIDQFHAVIPVFQDANSKFGPAYGTGYIPVLYFVQSDGTFYRYETLDEANMNHLKATLNKVLKK; from the coding sequence ATGCTCAAACGCTTTTTCGCTCTCGTGACCCTGACTGCCGGACTTTGTTTTGCACAACTCGCCGCCGAACCCAAGGTGGCAGACGTCCAGCTCATGCAAGATTCTACAACCCATGCCCCCATGAAGATGGACTTTTCCAAGCCCCTGGTGGGTATCAACGATCCTGGCATCCTGTTCAGCCATTTCAGCAACCGTCCGCTGCTCATCTACTACTTCAGCCCCAAATGCCCCCACTGCCAGCGGCATTTTCCCGAAATCCAGGACCTGATGAAGGAGTATGAATCCGCAGGCCTTACGGGTATTGCCATCGGCCTTGGCGGCGGCATCAAGAAAAACGACATCCGCATGTTCATTGACCAGTTCCACGCCGTGATTCCCGTGTTCCAGGACGCAAACAGCAAGTTCGGTCCGGCTTACGGCACGGGCTACATCCCGGTGCTCTACTTTGTCCAGAGTGACGGCACCTTCTACCGCTATGAGACTTTGGACGAAGCCAACATGAACCACCTGAAGGCTACGCTGAACAAGGTGTTGAAGAAGTAA